A window of Spirochaetaceae bacterium contains these coding sequences:
- a CDS encoding ABC transporter substrate-binding protein, translating into MEHEVLLVALLPIESVAATDELTLMIKLSRPFRDTHRLLFDDPHIFARPPETFDTLDDANNVIGTGPFIMDEFVSGISVTFDRNSNYWKDDEKFPGNRLPYVDRLVMLVMGDQATRLAALRSAQVDLSGWNGVAQITSISSVLELQKTNPDMQFFPIAFRSEVSSPMNICAGGPLSDVRVRHALQMAIDLETINDNSSRVSESGSRWGLSGQRGSVITTPSIPGPRSSRSSTPTTLKVPSDCSTRPDTRAARTVSASGPR; encoded by the coding sequence ATGGAGCACGAAGTACTTCTTGTCGCGCTGCTCCCCATAGAGTCGGTAGCGGCCACCGACGAGCTGACGTTGATGATCAAACTGTCGCGGCCGTTTCGGGACACGCATCGGCTGCTCTTCGACGACCCCCACATCTTTGCACGCCCACCCGAGACCTTCGACACGCTCGACGACGCCAACAATGTCATCGGCACCGGGCCCTTTATCATGGACGAGTTCGTCAGCGGCATCTCAGTCACGTTTGACAGGAACTCCAACTACTGGAAGGACGACGAGAAGTTCCCGGGGAACCGCCTGCCCTATGTCGATAGGCTCGTGATGCTGGTGATGGGCGACCAGGCGACCAGGCTTGCGGCACTGCGGTCGGCTCAGGTCGATTTGAGCGGGTGGAATGGTGTGGCGCAGATCACGTCGATCAGCAGCGTGCTGGAACTCCAGAAAACCAACCCGGACATGCAGTTCTTCCCGATCGCGTTCCGATCCGAGGTATCGTCGCCCATGAACATCTGTGCCGGGGGGCCGCTCAGCGACGTGCGGGTACGCCACGCGTTGCAGATGGCGATCGACCTGGAGACCATCAACGACAACTCTTCTCGGGTTTCGGAGAGTGGAAGCCGATGGGGCCTATCGGGCCAACGTGGATCGGTTATCACAACGCCTTCGATACCTGGCCCGAGGAGCTCAAGAAGTTCTACTCCTACGACCCTGAAGGTGCCGAGCGACTGCTCGACGAGGCCGGATACCCGCGCGGCGCGGACGGTGTCCGCTTCCGGACCTCGATGA